TAATAACTTACCGCTATCTTAAATTATTTTGAAAAATAATGGAGTAGGGGGTCTGGATAATTTATATATTCCGATAGATCTTTTTTATCAGGTGTACCTAAATAAGGAATTTTTCCTAGAAGAGGAGCATCAATTCGATTACTGAGCAGCTCAATTAGTTCAAAATAGTGGCGTAAACCAGGATTTATACGGTTAGCTACCCATCCAATTAATTTCCCTCCTTGTTGCTGAATTGCATAAGCAGTCAGTAAAGCGTGATTTACACAGCCTTCTTTAATTCCCACAACAAGTACAATAGGCATATTATTACGCTTTACCCAATCTGCAAAACTTAACCCTTTATTAATTGGAGTTAGCCAGCCATAAGTACCCTCAACAATAACATTATTATATTTTTGCTGTAAACGTATTAAATCACGATCTAATTTTTGACTTGAAATATGACGAACAGCATCAAGTGCTGCAAATACAGGTGTACTTGAATGTATAAAAGAGTAGCTATTAATTTCTCGATAGTGTACAGGTAATGTACAACTCTTTTGGAGAATAAGTACGTCTTTATTATCTTCACAAGCATAGTCATCTGTATTGGGTGCAGTAGGAAGAGAGTCATCTCCACCGCAAGCAATAGGTTTATAACCCACTACAGGGATTTCATATTGGGATAATATTTGCAATAATGCTCGGGTAACAATTGTTTTACCTACATTTGTATCCGTTCCTGCAATAAATAATGCGGGCATTTTAATTCTCAGTAATCAGTAATAAAAATAGTAATGTATTTTAACTAATTTTTTACAAATTTTTCCTGTTCTGAATCAAATTTCTTGCAAAAATATTTTCATACTAATAAAAAGATACGTTGTAACGATTTTTATTGTTTCCTATTAAAAGTGGGTAGATAATAAGAATTTTTACTAATTTGCCTTTATAATAAGCCTAATTTTATGAAATTAGGAATAAAGATGGATAATCAGAACAATTTTATTTGGATTGAGAGTAATGAACAGCTTGAGAAAGCATGTAATATAATTCAGCAGGCAAATATTATTGCCCTTGATACTGAATTTGTTCGTATTCGTTCTTACTATCCTAAATTAGGATTGATACAACTTTTTGATAATAAAAATGTATACTTGATAGATCCCCTCGCAATTACAAATTTTCAGCCTTTTGTGGAAATATTACGAAATCCAACTATTCTTAAAGTATTACACGCTTGCAGTGAAGATTTAGAGGTCTTTCAACACACCTTTCAACAACTGCCTGAACCGATGATTGATACACAAATAATGAGTAGTTTCTTAGGATTGGGAACTTCAGTTGGTTTTTCAAAATTAGTTTCTCATTTTTGCCAAATTGAATTAGATAAATCCGCTTCTCGAACTAATTGGCTAACACGTCCACTAACATCGAATCAGCTACAATACGCAGTCTCAGATGTTCGTTATTTATTGCCTGTTTATACTCAATTACAAGCAAAACTGGCACAAACTCGTTGGCATAACGCCGTTATAGAAGAGTGTATTAACCTTAAAAATAAAAAAATAACCGAAATTGATAGTGAAAAAGCCTATAAAAAAATTACGAATGCCTGGCAATTAACCCCTCAACAGCTTTCTGTACTTCAAATATTAGAAAAATGGCGTATAGAAGAAGCTAAGAAACGGGACTTGGCACTCAATTTCATTGTAAAAGAACAAGCGTTATGGCAAATTGCAAAAACTCAGCCTAAACATACGGCTAGTTTAATTGAATTTATGCACCCAAATGAAATCCGACTACACGGAAAAAAATTACTTTTATTGGTTGAACAAGCAAAGCAAATTCCACCAGAAAGTTATCCAAACCCCATTTCTCGTTTAATTGATATTCCATATTATAAACAAGAAATGGCTTTTTTACGTAATACTGTTAAACAATGTTCCCCAGAAGATCTTGCGCTAGAAGTTTTTGCGAGTAAGCGACAATTAGAACAATTAATTAAGTGGCAAATTGCTCAGCATCATCATTTACCAGAATTATTAATAGGTTGGCGAAAACCTTTTGGCGAAAAGCTATGGGAATTGTATCAAAATTTTAAAAAAGATCTCTGCTAAAATAAAGCCCACAAAAATTTCGCATAATATATATTATGTTAAATACAAAATTATTAAACAAAAAAGGATAATTAATGAATTATGAACATCATAGCCTTAATACTCTTAAATTAGGTAAGTCAACAAACTATGCAGATCAATATGATCCTACCTTGCTACAAGGCGTTCCTCGTAAATTAAATCGAGATGATTTAGCAATTACAGAAAAACAGCCATTTACAAACGGTACAGATTTATGGACTGCTTATGAAATTTCGTGGTTAAATGTTAAAGGATTGCCACAAGTAGCTATTGCTGATATAAAACTAGATTTTCGGAGTGAAAATTTAATTGAATCTAAAAGTTTTAAACTTTACTTAAATAGTTTTAATCAGACTAAGTTTTCATCGATGGAAGAAGTTCGTCGTATAATAGAAAAAGATTTAGTTAATTGTGCTAATGGCAATGTTAGCGTTACGTTGTATTCGCTTCCCTACTATACAAATCAAAGAATCATTGCGCTTGATGGTGTTTGTATTGATGATCAAGATATTGAAATTAGTGACTATACATTTAGTCCTGAATTATTAATGAACATTACGAATGAATCAGAAGAAATTGTTCAAGAAAAACTGGTGAGCCATTTACTAAAATCTAACTGTTTGATTACTCAACAACCAGATTGGGGAACTGTGCAGATTCATTATGTCGGCAAGCGGTTAGATCGTGAGAAACTTTTGCGTTATTTAGTCTCCTTTCGCCAACATAATGAATTCCACGAACAATGCGTAGAACGTATTTTCTGTGATTTAATGAAGTTTGCTGCTCCTGAGAAATTAACTGTTTATGCTCGTTATACTCGCCGTGGTGGGTTAGATATCAACCCATTTAGATCTAATTTTGAACAGCTGTCTGAAAATTACCGATTAGCACGCCAATAACGTAATCCGTTCGGTTTGTATTTATTTCAAATATTAAAACAGCTATAATAACAATTTTGTACGCTTTTCTTTGGCGTGTTGTATAAACTCCTCTAATTAGGTATTTTAACTATGTCTAAAAATTTAGTTCTTATTTTAAACTGTGGTAGTTCATCACTTAAATTTGCTATCTTAGATCCTGTAACTGGTGATGAAAAATTATCTGGTTTGGCAGAAAACTTTCATCTTGAAGACGCTCGTATTAAGTGGAAATTAAATGGTGAAAAAGGTTCGGCAGATTTAGGTGCAGGTGCAGCCCACAGTGAAGCACTTAATTATATGGTATCAAATATTTTAAGTGCGGAATTAAAAGATCGTATTGGTGCTATTGGACACCGTATTGTTCACGGCGGTGAGAAATATACATCTTCAATTGTTATTACTCCGGAAGTTCTTGAAGGAATTAAAGCTGCCTCTGCGTTTGCTCCATTGCATAACCCTGCTCATTTAATTGGTATTGATGAAGCATTCAAAGCATTCCCTGAATTAAAGGAAAAAAATGTTGCTGTTTTTGATACGGCCTTCCATCAAACAATGCCTGAGCAAGCTTATCTTTACGCACTACCCCACTCTCTATATAAAGAACATGGAGTACGCCGTTATGGTTTCCACGGTACAAGCCACTATTATGTAAGCCGTGAAGTTGCAAAAATATTAGATATTGCTGAAAATAAAGTAAATGCGATTACTTGCCATTTAGGTAATGGTGCGTCTATTTCTGTTATCCGTGATGGGGAGTGTATTGATACCTCAATGGGCTTTACTCCTCTTGAAGGTTTAGTGATGGGAACTCGCTCGGGCGATTTAGATCCAGCAATCATTTTCTTTATGCACAATACCTTAGGTATGTCGATGGAAAAAATTGAAGAAACCTTGGTGAAAAAATCAGGTTTATTAGGTTTAACAGGAATAACTAGTGATTGTCGCTATGCGGAAGATAATTACAATAATACCCCTGAAGCTAAACGTGCAATGGACGCATTCTGCTACCGTTTAGCAAAATATATCGGTGCTTATATGGCAATCATTGGTGATCATTTAGACGCTATCGTGTTTACTGGTGGTATTGGTGAAAATTCTTCACTTGTTCGTGAATTAACGTTAAATTATCTAAAACTATTCGGCATTAAAGTAGATGGTGAGAAAAACTTGGCCGCCCGTTTTGGTAAAGAAGGTGAAATTACTGCTACAGATTCTCGTTTCCGTGCATTTGTTATTCCTACTAATGAAGAATTGGTCATTGCACAAGATACATCAAAACTTGCTTTATAAGTGCTAATTGAACCTGCCATTTGGCAGGTTTTCCTTTTGTATTCTACCCTATTTCAAAATTTGGAAAATGTTATGTCAAGAACAATTATTTTGATTCCAACAACATCTGGTGTTGGATTAACTAGCGTCAGCCTTGGTTTAGTGCACGCTCTTGAACAGAAAGGTGCAAAAATCGGCTTTTTAAAACCTATTGCTCAATCTATAAGTGCAGAAGATACTTTAGATAGAACAACGGCGATTATTCGTTCAGCGCAAACCACAGAAACTGGTGAACCAGTATTATTAAGTACTGCAGAATCACTCATTGGACAAAACCAATCTGATGTGTTGCTTGAACAGATTGTTGAACGATATCAACAACTTGCAAAGAATTGTGAAATTGTCATTATCGAAGGGTTAATGCCAACACGTAAAAATTCTTATGCAAACAGCATTAACTATGAAATCGCTCAAACATTAGATGCGGATATTATTCTAGTAACTGCTCCGGGTGCAGATAAACCATTACAATTAAAAGAGCGAGTAGAAGCGGTCGCATCTGAATTCGGTGGTCGTCATAATCCAAATCTACTTGGTGTGATTGTCAATAAATTTAATGCACCAGTTGATGAAAGTGGACGTACTCGCCCAGATTTAACTGAAATTTTTGATTCATTTCATCATAGTACTAATACAACAAATGAAGTTGAAAAACTATTTAGTACAAGCCCAATTAAACTATTAGCATGTATTCCTTGGAACTCTGATCTTATCGCTACTCGCGCAGTTGACCTTGCTAAACATTTACAAGCTGCAATTATTAATGAAGGTGAAATTTCTTCTCGCCGTATTAAATGCGTAACATTCTGTGCAAGAAGCTTACCTAATATGGTAGACTACTTCAAAGCGGGTACTTTATTAGTAACTTCTGCAGATCGCCCGGATGTTCTTGTGGCTGCTTCTCTAGCGGCAATGAATGGTGTTGAACTTGGTGCGATTCTATTGACGGGCGGATATAAAATTGATTCGCAGATTGCAAAACTTTGCCAGCGGGCCTTTGAAACAGGTTTACCAGTATTCCGAATTGAAGGCAATACATGGCAAACATCATTAAGCCTACAAAGTTTCAGTTTAGAAGTTCCTTTTGATGATAAAGAGCGAATTATTGCAATTAAAGAATATACCTCGGCACAAATTGATCCACAATTTATTGATGCCATTTCATCGGGAACTGCACGGGCACGCCGTCTTTCTCCTGCTGCTTTCCGCTATCAATTAACTGAATTTGCTCGAGCAGCCAAAAAACGTATTGTTCTTCCTGAAGGTGATGAACCACGTACGGTTAAAGCAGCAGTACTTTGTGCTGAACGTGGTATTGCAGATTGTATTTTATTGGCAAATCCAGATGAAGTTCAACGTGTTGCTGAAGCTCAAGGCGTACAACTTGGTAAAGGTATTACAATTATAGATCCTGTTACTGTGCGTGAAAAATACGTTGATCGCTTAGTAGAATTACGCAAAAATAAAGGAATGACTGAAGTAGTTGCTCGTGAACAGCTAGAAGATAACGTTGTTTTAGGCACGATGATGTTAGAGTCAAACGAAGTTGATGGATTAGTTTCTGGTGCAGTGCATACAACAGCAAATACTATTCGTCCACCAATGCAGATTATTAAAACTGCACCTGGAAGCTCTATTGTATCATCTATTTTCTTTATGCTATTACCAGACCAAGTATTAGTTTATGGAGATTGTGCGGTAAATCCAGATCCAACTGCAGAACAATTAGCTGAAATTGCAATTCAATCAGCAGATTCAGCGAAATCTTTTGGTATTGACCCTCGTGTTGCTATGATTTCATATTCTACAGGAACATCAGGTTCAGGTGCAGATGTTGAGAAAGTTGCAGAAGCAACTCGGATTGCAAAAGAAAAACGTCCAGATTTAATGATTGATGGCCCACTACAATACGATGCCGCAATTATGGAAGATGTTGCTCGTTCTAAAGCACCTAACTCCCCTGTTGCTGGTAAAGCAACTGTATTTATTTTCCCTGATTTAAACACGGGTAATACAACTTATAAGGCTGTACAACGTTCTGCAGATCTCGTTTCTATTGGCCCAATGTTACAAGGTATGCGTAAGCCAGTGAATGATTTGTCTCGTGGTGCATTAGTTGATGATATTGTTTATACCATTGCATTAACAGCTATTCAAGCAACACAATAATTATTTACAATAATGAAAATGCCCGAATATGGGCATTTTTATCTCAAGAAAATGCAAATAATTGAGTAAACTTATCGCTTGTTAGTTGAAATAAGTATTAAAAAAGCCCCTATCTCAAGGGGCTTTAATTATTTATTGAAAACAATATTTACTATTTTTTCTTCGCTTTAGGATTTGGAAGGTCGGTAACAGAACCTTCAAAAATCTCTGCTGCAACGCCAACAGATTCGTGCAACGTTGGGTGTGCGTGAATAGTTAATGCGATATCTTCGGCATCACAGCCCATTTCAATTGCTAAACCAATTTCACCTAATAGCTCTCCACCATTTGTACCAACAATAGCACCACCTAAAATACGGTGAGTGTCTTTATCAAAGATTAGTTTTGTCATACCTTCTGAACAATCTGAAGCAATAGCACGACCTGAAGCAGCCCAAGGGAATTTAGCAACTTCGTAATTTAATCCTTCTTGTTTACATTCTTTTTCTGTTTTACCTACCCAAGCAACTTCTGGCTCAGTATAAGCAATTGATGGAATAACTTTTGGATCAAAATAGTGTTTTTGTCCTGCAATAACTTCTGCAGCGACATGGCCTTCGTGAACACCTTTGTGTGCTAACATTGGTTGCCCAACAATATCACCGATGGCAAAAATATGCGGTACATTGGTACGCATCTGTTTATCTACATGGATAAATCCACGCTCATCAACTTCAACACCTGCTTTATCTGCATCAAGTAATTTTCCGTTCGGAACTCGTCCAATTGCAACTAATACTGCATCATAGCGTTTAGTTTCATTGGCTGCTTTACCTTCCATTGATACATAAATACCATCTTCTTTTGCTTCAACGGCAGTTACTTTGGTTTCTAACATTAAATTGAATTTTTTCTCAATTTGTTTAGTATAAATAGCAACAACGTCTTTATCGGCTGCAGGAATAACTTGGTCAAACATTTCAACAACATCAATATCTGATCCAAGTGAATGATATACCGTACCCATTTCTAAACCGATAATTCCACCACCCATAATAAGTAGTTTTTTCGGAATTTCTTTTAATTCAAGAGCATCTGTTGAATCCCAAACACGTGGGTCATCATGTGGAATGAATGGTAATTGAATTGGGCGAGAACCTGCTGCAATAATTGCATTATCAAATTTAATTGTGGTGGTATTACCTTCACTGTCTTTTGCAACCAAGGTGTTTGGATCGGTAAACGCTGCTAAACCTTGTACTACCGTTACTTTACGCATTTTAGCCATACCAGCTAATCCATTCGTTAAGCGAGAAATAACGCCTTCTTTGCCTTTACGAACTTGCTCTAAATCAATGGTTGGTTCTCCAAATGAGATACCGTGATGTTTAATATTTTTTGCTTCTTCTAATACTTTTGAAACGTGAAGTAACGCTTTAGAAGGGATACAACCTACATTTAAACAGACTCCACCAAGTGTTGAATAACGCTCAACGATAACGGTTTCTAATCCTAAGTCAGCACAACGGAATGCTGCTGAATACCCTGCTGGCCCTGCACCAAGTACAACGACTTGTGTTTTAATTTCTTTGCTCATTTTTACCTCTGGAATAGGCTGTTCATTGATAATTTGTTATTTATTTTACTACTTTTAACAATTTAATAACGAGAACAAGATCACAGAATAACAAATAAGCGGTCAGATTTTTGTAAAATTTGCAGAAATCTAACCGCTTGTTATTATTAAATTACATTGTTAAACGACGAATATCTGCTAATAAGCTATTGAGATAACTTAAGAATCTTGCACCATCTGCTCCATCAATTACACGGTGATCGAAAGATAACGACACAGGTAACATCAAGCGAGGTTGGAACTCTTTACCATTCCAAACAGGCATCATTTCAGATTTAGATACACCTAAAATAGCCACTTCAGGAGCATTTACAATTGGTGTAAAGTGAGTTGTACCAATACCACCTAAGCTTGAAATAGTAAAGCATCCTCCCTGCATATCCGAGCCTGAAAGTTTACCATCTCGAGCTTTTTTCGACACTTCCATTAATTCACGAGAAAGTTCAATAATGCCTTTTTTATCTACATCTTTAAAGACAGGAACAACTAAACCATTTGGTGTATCAACGGCTACTCCAATATTGATATATTTTTTAAGTGTTAAACGCTGACCGTCTTCAGAAATTGAGCTATTAAAACGAGGGAATGTTTGTAATGCTTTCGCTGCTGCTTTCATAATAAATACAACAGGTGTGATTTTTACATCTAATTTTTGTTTTGCAACAACTTCATTTTGTTGTTTACGGAATGCTTCTAATTCAGTGATATCCGTACGATCAAAGTGTGTAACGTGTGGAATCATTACCCAGTTACGGTGTAAATTTGCACCTGAAATTTTATTAATACGGCTTAATTCAACTTCTTCGACTTCACCAAATTTACTGAAATCAACTTTTGGCCACGGTAATAGGTCTAATCCAACGCCAGATCCTGCAGGAGACTTACCTGATTTTACTTCTTCAAAGACTTTAACTGCATTTTTTACATAGGCCTCGATATCTTCTTTGATAATACGCCCTTTACGACCAGAACCTTTCACATTATCTAAACTTACGCCAAATTCACGTGCTAAACGGCGAATAACTGGTGTTGCGTGTGCATAGCCAGCACTTGCAACAACCTGTTCTTGGCTTAAACCTGCGGTATTTGTATTGGCAGATGTATTTGCCGGCGTTGCTACTTCTTTTGTTTCTGCTGGTTTAGCATCTTGAGTTGGTGCTTGTGCAACGGCTGGTGCTGGGCTTGCACCCGCAACTTCAAATTTCATAATTAATGAACCTGTTGAAACTGCATCGCCAACATTGATTAGTATTTCTTTTACTACGCCTGCAACAGGGGCTGGTACTTCCATTGAAGCCTTATCGCCTTCAACATTGATGATTGATTGTTCAAGTTCAACAGTATCACCGACTTTAACCATAATTTCAGTAACATTAACTTCATCACCACCAATATCTGGTACATTTACATCAATCACTGAACTTGCTGTTGGAGCAATTGAAACAGTTTCAGCAGCAGGTGCTGCTTGTGGCGCTGGTGCAGCATCTGCGCCTTCTAATACCAACATTGGTGTACCTGTTACAACTTTATCGCCCACTTTTACTAAAATTTCTTTCACTACGCCAGCTTCTGGTGCAGGTACTTCCATCGAAGCTTTATCACCTTCTACGTTGATGATTGATTGATCAACTGAGATAGTATCACCAATATTTACCATAATTTCAGTTACAGTAACTTCATCACCACCGATATCAGGTATTTGAATTTGTTTTGACATTTGTTTTTCCTTTTAAAATACTTGCCTTAATTAGCGACAATTATTAATAACAAGCGGGCTAATTATTTAAAAAATTTGCAAACTTTTATGAAATTGCACCGCTTGTTTATTATAAGTGATTCTAATTAAGTGATCGCTGAATTACTTATGCATATAGTGGATTGATACGGTCAGTTTTTAAACCAAATTTATCAATCGCATCTGCTACAACTTTTAACTCAACAGTGCCTTCTTTCGCTAATTGTGATAATGCAGCAACAACAATGTAACGCTCATCAACTTCAAAATGCTCACGTAAATTAGCACGGCTATCTGAACGACCAAAACCGTCAGTACCTAAAACATGATAATGTTTAGTTGGTACAAATGCACGAATTTGATCTGCATACATTTTCATGTAATCCGTTGAAGCTACTGTTGGTAAATCTGCTAACACTTGTGTAACGTAAGGAACACGAGGTGTTTCAGTTGGGTGTAATAAGTTCCAACGAGCTACGTCAGCACCATCACGGCCTAATTCATTGAATGATGGAGCACTAAATACATCAGAAGTAACACCATAGTCGTTAGCAAGAATTTGTGCCGCTTCACGTACATGACGCATAATTGCACCTGATCCTAATAATTGAACGTGACCTTTTCCTTTTCCTTCAACTGTTTCAAATTTATATAAACCTTTACGAATACCATCTTCTACACCTGCTGGCATTGCTGGTTGTTCTGTAATTTCGTTTAAGGTTGTAATGTAATAGAATACATCTTCTTGTTTTTCACCATACATACGGTTGATACCGTCTTGTACAATCACAGCAACTTCAAAAGCAAATGATGGATCATAAGTTACACAGCTTGGAATAACGCCTGCTTGAATATGGCTATGGCCATCTTCATGTTGCAATCCTTCACCATTTAATGTTGTACGACCAGAAGTTCCACCAATCATAAATCCACGTGCTAATTGGTCACCAGCTAACCACATCATATCGCCTACACGTTGGAAACCAAACATTGAGTAGTAAATAAAGAATGGAATCATTGGCTGGTTATTCACAGAATATGATGTTGCTGCTGCAACCCAAGATGCTGTTGCACCTAATTCATTGATACCCTCTTGTAGAACTTGACCATCTGTTGTTTCACGATAGTAAGCCACTAAGTCACGATCAGATGGGACATAGTTTTGACCATGTGGATTATAAATACCAATTTGACGGAATAAACCTTCCATACCGAAAGTACGAGCTTCATCTGCTATGATTGGAACAATGGTTTTACCGATATTTTTATCTTTTAATAAAGTATTAAGTACACGAGTGAACGCCATTGTTGTCGAGATACCACGAGGCTGCTCTTCTAATAATGATTTAAATTCATCTAATGTAGGAATTTTATATTCAATATCAAATTTTGGACGGCGAGATGGTAGATAACCATTAAGCTCTTTACGATGATTATGTAAGTAATTGTACTCTTCAGACCCTTCTGGGAAAGTAATATAGTCTAAGTTTTCTACTTGTTCATCTGTTAAAGGTAGTTTGAAATAATCACGGAAATTTTTTAAAGCTTCAAGTGACATTTTTTTAGATTGGTGGGCAATATTTTGGCTTTCTGCACCTTGAATCTTATAGCCTTTAATTTGATGCGCTAAAATAACTGCCGGTTTATTTGAGCGTTTAGCTCGTTCAAATGCAGCATACATTTTTTCACAATCGTGCGCACCTCGGCGTAAATCCCAAATCTCATCATCAGTCATATCTGCAACTAATGCAGCAGTTTCTGGATAACGACCAAAGAAATGTTCACGAACATATGCACCATTTTTTGATTTGAATGTTAAATAGTCGCCATCAACCACTTCCATCATTAATTGTGCTAATTTGCCTGAAGTATCTTTAGCAAAGAGTTTATCCCAGCCACTACCCCATAATACTTTAATTACTTCCCAGCCTGCGCCATGGAATAATCCTTCAAGTTCTTGAACGATTTTACCATTACCATTTACTGGTCCATCTAAACGTTGTAAGTTACAGCTGATTACAAAAATAAGATTATCTAGCTTTTCACGTCCTGCAACAGTTAAAGCACCTTTAGATTCAATCTCGTCCATTTCACCATCGCCTAAGAATGCGTAAACGGTTTGACCAGATGTATCTTTAATACCACGGTTTTCTAAATATTTTAAGAAACGAGCTTGATAAATTGCATTAACTGGACCTAATCCCATTGATACTGTTGAGAACTGCCAATATTCTGGCATTAATTTAGGGTGTGGGTAAGATGATAAACCATCAACAAATGCTTCTTGACGGAAATTATCTAACTGATCAGCAGTTAAACGACCTTCCACAAAAGAACGTGCATAAATACCTGGTGCGGCATGACCTTGGGTATAAACTAAATCACCACCATCTTTATCCGTAGCCGCTTTAAAGAAGTGATTAAAACACACTTCATACATTGTTGCTGCCGCTTGATAAGTAGAGATATGGCCACCTAAATCAAGATCTTTCTTTCTTTGCCCACGCAATACCATAGCAATTGCATTCCAACGAACAGCTGAACGGATACGGCGTTCAATTTCTTTATTTCCAGGATAAACTGGCTGTTCAGATACAGGAATAGTATTTACATAATCTGTTGTCACGCCTGATGGAAGACTAACTCCCTGAGTTCTAGCATGTTGCATGACTTGTTGAATGATAAACTGTGCACGTTCAGTGCCTTCTTCGTTTACAAGAGAATTAACTGAATCTAACCATTCTTTTGTTTCGAATGGGTCTACGTCTTGAGCTAACATATCTGACATAGTTTTTTCCTTTTTTATGAGTGAATATAAAATAAATAGATAATATAAAAGATTATCATTTGCTGAAATATCATACCTTAAATTGCATAAAGCAAGTATAAAAATCAAACAATTCCATACTGTAATATCATACAATTTATCCTATCTACCTGATTTCTAACCGTATCAAATTCAAAACTTGTTGAAAAAATGTAGATAAATTTGCAAACAATATAACAAAATCAGAAGATTTTGTCCATTTTTGCCGTAGAGAAAGCAAGCAAGCGGTAAGATTTTTTCCCCAATTAGCTTTGTGATTTAGACCGATTGCATAAATAACCGTTCAATTTTCTAAAAAATTTTTAATCTAAAATAATAAAATCCTATATCGCTTATATAGAGAGAAGAAAAGCCCACATTAATTGCGAGCTTTTCTTATTTATAAATATGCAAATCCTTATTGCAAAAAATTGTGGTCACTTACCGCTTATTTAATATTGCTTATTCTGTCCAAAGCCTTTTAAACCTACTACATGTACGTATTCCTGATTATGACTAATTTTACGCAC
This portion of the Vespertiliibacter pulmonis genome encodes:
- the lpdA gene encoding dihydrolipoyl dehydrogenase — translated: MSKEIKTQVVVLGAGPAGYSAAFRCADLGLETVIVERYSTLGGVCLNVGCIPSKALLHVSKVLEEAKNIKHHGISFGEPTIDLEQVRKGKEGVISRLTNGLAGMAKMRKVTVVQGLAAFTDPNTLVAKDSEGNTTTIKFDNAIIAAGSRPIQLPFIPHDDPRVWDSTDALELKEIPKKLLIMGGGIIGLEMGTVYHSLGSDIDVVEMFDQVIPAADKDVVAIYTKQIEKKFNLMLETKVTAVEAKEDGIYVSMEGKAANETKRYDAVLVAIGRVPNGKLLDADKAGVEVDERGFIHVDKQMRTNVPHIFAIGDIVGQPMLAHKGVHEGHVAAEVIAGQKHYFDPKVIPSIAYTEPEVAWVGKTEKECKQEGLNYEVAKFPWAASGRAIASDCSEGMTKLIFDKDTHRILGGAIVGTNGGELLGEIGLAIEMGCDAEDIALTIHAHPTLHESVGVAAEIFEGSVTDLPNPKAKKK
- the aceE gene encoding pyruvate dehydrogenase (acetyl-transferring), homodimeric type, with amino-acid sequence MSDMLAQDVDPFETKEWLDSVNSLVNEEGTERAQFIIQQVMQHARTQGVSLPSGVTTDYVNTIPVSEQPVYPGNKEIERRIRSAVRWNAIAMVLRGQRKKDLDLGGHISTYQAAATMYEVCFNHFFKAATDKDGGDLVYTQGHAAPGIYARSFVEGRLTADQLDNFRQEAFVDGLSSYPHPKLMPEYWQFSTVSMGLGPVNAIYQARFLKYLENRGIKDTSGQTVYAFLGDGEMDEIESKGALTVAGREKLDNLIFVISCNLQRLDGPVNGNGKIVQELEGLFHGAGWEVIKVLWGSGWDKLFAKDTSGKLAQLMMEVVDGDYLTFKSKNGAYVREHFFGRYPETAALVADMTDDEIWDLRRGAHDCEKMYAAFERAKRSNKPAVILAHQIKGYKIQGAESQNIAHQSKKMSLEALKNFRDYFKLPLTDEQVENLDYITFPEGSEEYNYLHNHRKELNGYLPSRRPKFDIEYKIPTLDEFKSLLEEQPRGISTTMAFTRVLNTLLKDKNIGKTIVPIIADEARTFGMEGLFRQIGIYNPHGQNYVPSDRDLVAYYRETTDGQVLQEGINELGATASWVAAATSYSVNNQPMIPFFIYYSMFGFQRVGDMMWLAGDQLARGFMIGGTSGRTTLNGEGLQHEDGHSHIQAGVIPSCVTYDPSFAFEVAVIVQDGINRMYGEKQEDVFYYITTLNEITEQPAMPAGVEDGIRKGLYKFETVEGKGKGHVQLLGSGAIMRHVREAAQILANDYGVTSDVFSAPSFNELGRDGADVARWNLLHPTETPRVPYVTQVLADLPTVASTDYMKMYADQIRAFVPTKHYHVLGTDGFGRSDSRANLREHFEVDERYIVVAALSQLAKEGTVELKVVADAIDKFGLKTDRINPLYA
- the aceF gene encoding pyruvate dehydrogenase complex dihydrolipoyllysine-residue acetyltransferase, which translates into the protein MSKQIQIPDIGGDEVTVTEIMVNIGDTISVDQSIINVEGDKASMEVPAPEAGVVKEILVKVGDKVVTGTPMLVLEGADAAPAPQAAPAAETVSIAPTASSVIDVNVPDIGGDEVNVTEIMVKVGDTVELEQSIINVEGDKASMEVPAPVAGVVKEILINVGDAVSTGSLIMKFEVAGASPAPAVAQAPTQDAKPAETKEVATPANTSANTNTAGLSQEQVVASAGYAHATPVIRRLAREFGVSLDNVKGSGRKGRIIKEDIEAYVKNAVKVFEEVKSGKSPAGSGVGLDLLPWPKVDFSKFGEVEEVELSRINKISGANLHRNWVMIPHVTHFDRTDITELEAFRKQQNEVVAKQKLDVKITPVVFIMKAAAKALQTFPRFNSSISEDGQRLTLKKYINIGVAVDTPNGLVVPVFKDVDKKGIIELSRELMEVSKKARDGKLSGSDMQGGCFTISSLGGIGTTHFTPIVNAPEVAILGVSKSEMMPVWNGKEFQPRLMLPVSLSFDHRVIDGADGARFLSYLNSLLADIRRLTM